From one Culex quinquefasciatus strain JHB chromosome 3, VPISU_Cqui_1.0_pri_paternal, whole genome shotgun sequence genomic stretch:
- the LOC6042050 gene encoding alpha-tocopherol transfer protein-like isoform X1 produces MAPTIHKEDNFSTTNLKWKMTLVQPSGDMCAKIKEELREPANPADIDRDIGIIREWLGKQPHLPKDMDDARLRTFLRGCKFSIERVKQKLDMYYTMRNAVPEFFTDRDVSRPEMSEILNVIHMPPLPGLTPSGCRVVMLRGTDKDITTPNVIESMKLTLMIGDVRLAEEAVGVAGDVYILDASVATPTHFAKFTPTLVKKFLICVQEAYPVKLKEVHVVNVSPIVDTIVNFVKPFLKEKIRERIHIHSSMEDLYKYVPKDMLPSEYGGAAGSIKDLNEQWRAKLGEYTAWFKEQEASKANESLRPGAPKTADELFGMDGTFRQLTID; encoded by the exons ATGACTCTCGTCCAGCCATCCGGAGACATGTGCGCCAAGATCAAGGAGGAGCTGCGCGAGCCCGCGAACCCGGCCGACATTGACCGCGACATCGGCATCATCCGCGAGTGGCTCGGCAAGCAGCCGCATCTGCCCAAGGACATGGACGACGCCCGCCTGCGCACCTTCCTGCGCGGCTGCAAGTTCAGCATCGAGCGCGTCAAGCAGAAGCTGGACATGTACTACACCATGCGTAACGCCGTGCCGGAGTTCTTCACCGACCGGGACGTGAGCCGCCCGGAGATGTCGGAGATCCTGAACGTGAT TCACATGCCCCCACTGCCGGGCCTGACCCCGTCCGGTTGCCGTGTGGTGATGCTCCGTGGTACCGACAAGGACATCACCACCCCGAACGTGATCGAGTCGATGAAGCTGACGCTGATGATCGGCGATGTGCGCCTGGCGGAGGAGGCCGTCGGCGTGGCCGGCGACGTGTACATCCTGGACGCTAGCGTGGCCACCCCGACGCACTTTGCCAAGTTCACCCCGACGCTGGTCAAGAAGTTCCTCATCTGCGTCCAGGAGGCGTACCCCGTCAAGCTGAAGGAGGTGCACGTGGTGAACGTCTCGCCCATCGTCGACACCATCGTCAACTTCGTCAAGCCCTTCCTGAAGGAGAAGATCCGCGAGCGTATCCACATCCACAGCAGCATGGAGGATCTGTACAAGTACGTGCCGAAGGACATGCTGCCGTCCGAGTACGGTGGAGCCGCCGGATCGATCAAGGACCTGAACGAGCAGTGGCGCGCCAAGCTGGGCGAGTACACCGCCTGGTTCAAGGAGCAGGAGGCCAGCAAGGCCAACGAATCCCTGCGCCCCGGTGCCCCCAAGACCGCCGACGAGCTGTTCGGCATGGACGGAACCTTCCGACAGCTGACCATCGATTAA
- the LOC6042050 gene encoding alpha-tocopherol transfer protein-like isoform X2, with protein sequence MTLVQPSGDMCAKIKEELREPANPADIDRDIGIIREWLGKQPHLPKDMDDARLRTFLRGCKFSIERVKQKLDMYYTMRNAVPEFFTDRDVSRPEMSEILNVIHMPPLPGLTPSGCRVVMLRGTDKDITTPNVIESMKLTLMIGDVRLAEEAVGVAGDVYILDASVATPTHFAKFTPTLVKKFLICVQEAYPVKLKEVHVVNVSPIVDTIVNFVKPFLKEKIRERIHIHSSMEDLYKYVPKDMLPSEYGGAAGSIKDLNEQWRAKLGEYTAWFKEQEASKANESLRPGAPKTADELFGMDGTFRQLTID encoded by the exons ATGACTCTCGTCCAGCCATCCGGAGACATGTGCGCCAAGATCAAGGAGGAGCTGCGCGAGCCCGCGAACCCGGCCGACATTGACCGCGACATCGGCATCATCCGCGAGTGGCTCGGCAAGCAGCCGCATCTGCCCAAGGACATGGACGACGCCCGCCTGCGCACCTTCCTGCGCGGCTGCAAGTTCAGCATCGAGCGCGTCAAGCAGAAGCTGGACATGTACTACACCATGCGTAACGCCGTGCCGGAGTTCTTCACCGACCGGGACGTGAGCCGCCCGGAGATGTCGGAGATCCTGAACGTGAT TCACATGCCCCCACTGCCGGGCCTGACCCCGTCCGGTTGCCGTGTGGTGATGCTCCGTGGTACCGACAAGGACATCACCACCCCGAACGTGATCGAGTCGATGAAGCTGACGCTGATGATCGGCGATGTGCGCCTGGCGGAGGAGGCCGTCGGCGTGGCCGGCGACGTGTACATCCTGGACGCTAGCGTGGCCACCCCGACGCACTTTGCCAAGTTCACCCCGACGCTGGTCAAGAAGTTCCTCATCTGCGTCCAGGAGGCGTACCCCGTCAAGCTGAAGGAGGTGCACGTGGTGAACGTCTCGCCCATCGTCGACACCATCGTCAACTTCGTCAAGCCCTTCCTGAAGGAGAAGATCCGCGAGCGTATCCACATCCACAGCAGCATGGAGGATCTGTACAAGTACGTGCCGAAGGACATGCTGCCGTCCGAGTACGGTGGAGCCGCCGGATCGATCAAGGACCTGAACGAGCAGTGGCGCGCCAAGCTGGGCGAGTACACCGCCTGGTTCAAGGAGCAGGAGGCCAGCAAGGCCAACGAATCCCTGCGCCCCGGTGCCCCCAAGACCGCCGACGAGCTGTTCGGCATGGACGGAACCTTCCGACAGCTGACCATCGATTAA